In Sulfurisphaera javensis, a single genomic region encodes these proteins:
- a CDS encoding TrpB-like pyridoxal phosphate-dependent enzyme, which produces MLEKVRFDLSQDEIPTEWYNILPDLPEQLPPPQDPSGKSFEILKQVLPSKVLELEFSTERYIKIPEEVLQRYLQVGRPTPIIRAKKLEDYLGGYIKIYMKMESHTYTGSHKINSALAHVYYAKLDNAKFVATETGAGQWGSAVALASALFKVPAHIFMVRTSYYAKPYRRYLMQMYGAQVHPSPSEFTRYGREVLQKDPNTPGSLGIAISEAVYYALEEGGKYVVGSVVNSDILFKTIAGMEAKKQMEIIGEDPDYIIGVVGGGSNYAALAYPFLGEELRKGKVRRKYIASGAIEVPKMTKGVYKYDYPDTARILPMLKMYTIGSDFVPPPVYAGGLRYHAVAPTLSLLMNKGIVQARDYTQGEAFAWAKLFSQVEGWVPAPETSHALPILKEIVEEAKKDGEKKTVLISFSGHGLLDLANFADVLGFNKD; this is translated from the coding sequence ATGCTTGAAAAAGTTAGATTCGACCTGTCACAAGATGAAATACCAACTGAATGGTATAACATTCTTCCTGACTTACCAGAACAATTACCACCACCCCAAGATCCATCTGGTAAATCTTTTGAAATTTTGAAACAAGTATTACCATCAAAAGTTCTCGAACTTGAGTTTTCCACTGAAAGATACATTAAGATACCAGAGGAGGTACTTCAGAGATATTTGCAAGTTGGCAGACCAACACCAATTATTAGAGCAAAAAAACTTGAAGATTACTTAGGAGGTTACATAAAAATTTATATGAAAATGGAAAGTCATACTTACACTGGATCACATAAGATAAATAGTGCTTTAGCTCATGTCTATTATGCTAAACTTGATAATGCAAAATTTGTTGCTACTGAAACTGGTGCCGGACAATGGGGTTCAGCAGTTGCTTTAGCATCAGCATTATTTAAAGTTCCAGCACACATTTTCATGGTAAGGACTAGTTATTATGCAAAGCCTTACAGACGTTATCTAATGCAAATGTATGGTGCACAAGTCCATCCATCACCCTCAGAGTTTACAAGATATGGAAGAGAAGTATTGCAAAAAGATCCAAATACTCCGGGTTCACTAGGAATTGCTATATCCGAAGCTGTATACTATGCTCTCGAAGAAGGAGGTAAATACGTAGTAGGAAGTGTTGTTAACTCTGACATATTATTTAAGACAATTGCTGGAATGGAAGCTAAGAAGCAAATGGAAATAATTGGTGAGGACCCAGATTATATAATTGGTGTGGTTGGTGGTGGTTCAAATTATGCTGCTTTAGCTTATCCATTTCTTGGTGAAGAATTAAGGAAAGGTAAAGTGAGAAGAAAATATATTGCTTCTGGTGCGATTGAGGTACCTAAAATGACGAAAGGTGTATATAAATACGATTATCCTGATACAGCTAGAATTTTGCCAATGTTAAAAATGTATACAATAGGTTCTGATTTCGTACCTCCACCGGTATATGCTGGAGGATTAAGGTATCACGCAGTCGCACCAACTCTTTCATTATTAATGAATAAGGGAATTGTACAAGCAAGAGACTATACACAGGGAGAGGCTTTTGCTTGGGCAAAATTATTCAGCCAAGTTGAGGGTTGGGTCCCTGCACCAGAAACTAGCCACGCACTACCAATATTAAAAGAAATAGTTGAAGAAGCTAAAAAGGATGGTGAAAAGAAGACTGTATTAATAAGCTTCTCTGGCCATGGTTTACTTGATTTAGCTAACTTTGCTGATGTACTTGGTTTCAATAAGGATTAA
- a CDS encoding PEP/pyruvate-binding domain-containing protein, whose translation MSYTYSLDEVNLNMISVVGRKSAYLGELYKIGFDIPKGFVISTLGISEILKDLRQDIGSILSSVDLNNTADIEKKSNAIRSLILNSSMPDEIEKEILERFEALNSMYVAVRATVTSPLSGSSYAGEYETDLFVTKDSLIKSIKRVLASYYSPRAIAYRLLSHDNSEIAILVQTMINPNVAGTAFSLHPVTEEPDYVFIESAFGLGESVTKGLVTPDQYVVSKSKRSLVSKRISSKSIKLIYDYEEKRIKPIELQEATLESLKEKDVIRVANMTIAIEDIFKRSINIEWAIEGNKLYLLEVRGIRRIYPEF comes from the coding sequence ATGAGTTATACATATTCCCTCGATGAAGTTAATTTAAACATGATATCTGTGGTAGGCAGGAAAAGCGCTTATTTAGGTGAATTATATAAAATTGGTTTTGACATACCAAAGGGTTTTGTTATTTCCACTTTAGGCATAAGTGAAATATTAAAGGACCTTAGACAAGACATCGGCTCAATACTTTCATCAGTTGATTTAAACAATACTGCAGATATTGAAAAGAAAAGTAATGCAATTAGGAGTCTAATTCTGAATTCATCTATGCCAGATGAGATAGAAAAAGAGATACTAGAGAGATTTGAAGCATTAAATTCTATGTATGTAGCGGTAAGAGCTACAGTAACTTCACCTCTAAGTGGATCTAGTTATGCTGGAGAATATGAGACGGATTTATTTGTAACAAAGGATTCGCTAATCAAAAGTATAAAAAGAGTTCTTGCATCTTATTATAGTCCAAGAGCAATTGCTTATAGATTACTAAGTCATGATAATTCTGAGATTGCAATATTAGTTCAAACTATGATAAATCCTAACGTTGCTGGAACAGCTTTTTCCTTACATCCAGTTACTGAAGAGCCAGATTATGTGTTTATCGAATCTGCTTTTGGCTTAGGGGAAAGTGTGACTAAGGGATTAGTAACTCCAGACCAGTATGTAGTTAGCAAATCAAAAAGAAGCTTAGTGTCAAAGAGAATTTCATCGAAATCAATAAAGTTAATTTATGACTATGAAGAGAAAAGAATAAAACCAATCGAATTACAAGAAGCAACATTAGAGAGCTTAAAAGAGAAAGATGTAATTAGGGTTGCAAATATGACAATAGCTATAGAAGATATATTTAAAAGAAGTATAAATATTGAATGGGCTATTGAAGGAAATAAACTATATTTACTTGAAGTAAGGGGAATAAGAAGAATTTACCCAGAATTTTAA
- a CDS encoding MarR family transcriptional regulator, whose protein sequence is MRELSPSARLVLEIISERKIVKFKDLKEITGLSTRTLRYAIKDLKDKGLIKVLPCLEDAREKLYAVSEIEECYKLSD, encoded by the coding sequence ATGAGGGAACTTTCACCTTCAGCTAGATTAGTCCTTGAGATTATTTCAGAAAGAAAGATAGTAAAATTTAAAGATTTGAAAGAAATAACAGGATTGTCAACGAGAACATTACGTTATGCTATTAAGGACTTAAAGGATAAGGGGTTAATTAAGGTTTTACCTTGTTTAGAAGATGCAAGAGAAAAACTATATGCTGTAAGCGAAATTGAGGAATGTTATAAGTTATCTGATTAA
- a CDS encoding DMT family transporter, which produces MRVKLTVFKYLFPYVIFGSLNYYFAKEAVTYSSPIIFNLIRYMISTFIFFIIGGKFIFNKDILQLSIYTSLSSLLWALGLKYVTPGESAVLSYTMPLFSIPISILILSEKPSKLELLGLIIGFSGVVLYGLPLSYGFTLFGAIVTVVNAIFWALFSVFYRKLRNYDAISINFSQFLIGSIIFSSLLPLDYDINFNPEFFEGIAYISTLGGAISFFLWNLMVKIEKVTKVTVLAFSVPILTTIEDIFLGVIPYKIQVIGISLMFLGILISRARKIEK; this is translated from the coding sequence GTGAGAGTTAAACTTACAGTATTTAAATACTTATTCCCTTACGTTATTTTTGGCTCATTAAACTATTACTTTGCAAAAGAAGCAGTAACGTATTCCTCTCCAATTATATTTAATTTGATCAGATATATGATATCAACGTTTATATTCTTTATTATAGGTGGAAAATTTATTTTTAATAAGGATATTCTTCAATTATCAATTTATACAAGTTTATCGTCACTGTTATGGGCTTTAGGTTTAAAATATGTTACTCCAGGTGAATCAGCGGTATTAAGTTATACTATGCCATTATTTTCCATTCCTATTTCGATACTTATTTTGTCTGAAAAACCAAGTAAATTAGAACTATTAGGGCTTATTATAGGTTTTTCTGGAGTAGTACTTTACGGTTTGCCTTTATCTTATGGATTTACACTCTTTGGAGCTATTGTTACAGTAGTAAATGCAATATTTTGGGCATTATTTTCTGTGTTCTATAGAAAACTAAGGAATTATGATGCTATTTCAATAAATTTCAGTCAATTTCTTATTGGCAGTATCATATTTAGTTCTTTATTGCCTTTAGATTATGACATTAACTTTAACCCTGAATTCTTTGAGGGAATAGCTTATATTTCAACTCTAGGAGGGGCAATATCTTTCTTTTTATGGAACTTGATGGTTAAAATAGAGAAAGTCACTAAAGTCACAGTATTAGCTTTCTCTGTCCCAATTTTGACTACTATAGAAGATATATTTCTTGGTGTAATTCCCTATAAGATACAAGTTATAGGAATTTCTTTAATGTTCTTAGGAATTTTAATTTCTAGGGCGAGAAAAATTGAGAAATAA
- a CDS encoding ABC transporter ATP-binding protein: protein MIETKNLKVIFKTPRGPIKAVDNVNVAIREKEIIALVGESGSGKTTLGKTILGLIKPTEGEVIWNGINISELKGRKLNEFRLKNQIIYQDPFDAIDIRMRVYDVVAEGIRLHHLAKSKQEEREMIYNILKSVGLSPPEQFSVAYPTQLSGGQLQRVAIARAIVLNPEFLVADEPVSMLDVSIRADILNIFLDLREERGTSILMITHDLATAAYVADRIYVMYLGKVIEFGRVDQIVDNPKHPYTQALISSIPIPEPGYVIQTKLNEPDSPVPANGCPLYPRCPFRKDICKKEEPRIKEVEPEHYVACHLY, encoded by the coding sequence ATGATTGAAACAAAAAATCTAAAAGTTATTTTTAAAACTCCTAGAGGTCCAATAAAAGCAGTAGATAATGTTAACGTTGCAATCAGAGAAAAAGAAATTATAGCATTAGTTGGAGAATCTGGAAGTGGAAAGACAACATTAGGTAAAACTATTCTTGGATTAATTAAACCTACTGAAGGAGAAGTAATTTGGAATGGAATTAATATAAGTGAATTAAAAGGAAGAAAATTAAATGAATTTAGATTAAAAAATCAAATAATATATCAAGACCCATTTGACGCAATAGATATAAGAATGAGAGTATATGATGTAGTTGCTGAAGGAATAAGATTACATCATTTAGCAAAAAGTAAACAAGAAGAAAGAGAAATGATTTATAACATATTAAAATCTGTTGGTTTATCCCCTCCAGAGCAGTTTAGTGTTGCATATCCTACACAACTATCTGGAGGACAATTACAAAGAGTTGCAATTGCTAGAGCAATTGTATTAAACCCAGAATTTTTAGTTGCTGATGAACCTGTGTCAATGCTTGATGTATCTATAAGGGCTGATATATTAAATATCTTTCTAGATTTAAGAGAAGAACGAGGTACTTCAATATTAATGATCACGCACGATCTAGCTACAGCAGCTTATGTTGCTGATAGAATCTACGTAATGTACTTAGGGAAAGTAATAGAATTTGGAAGAGTAGATCAAATTGTAGACAACCCCAAACATCCTTATACACAAGCATTAATTTCATCAATTCCAATTCCTGAACCTGGATATGTCATTCAAACAAAATTAAACGAGCCAGATTCTCCTGTTCCTGCAAACGGTTGTCCGTTATATCCCAGATGTCCGTTTAGAAAAGATATTTGTAAAAAAGAAGAACCTAGAATTAAGGAAGTTGAGCCAGAACATTATGTCGCATGCCACTTATACTGA
- a CDS encoding ABC transporter ATP-binding protein, with protein sequence MIDSSILSIKGLKTYYKTKEGYVKAVDDVSFQVPKGSVVGIAGESGSGKSTIVQSIFKVLPRNAEIKEGSIEFEGKDILKIDEKIFNKEIRWKKISWIPQVSMDVLDPVYKIKDQLLETIFAHEDISKAEAMEIIVNQLRAVNLPLDVLDRYPYELSGGQKQRVVIATALLLNPELVIADEPTTALDVIVQAQILNIIRKLKEERNFSMIFVTHDLALLAGISDYIVILYAGKVVEMGKTEEIFKSPMHPYTQLLLKSIPDVRKRKERLHGIPGEPPDLINPPQGCRFYPRCPFAMDICKKEEPQLVNISPTHYVACHLRK encoded by the coding sequence TTGATAGACAGTAGCATTCTTTCTATAAAAGGATTAAAAACGTATTACAAAACTAAGGAGGGTTACGTTAAAGCCGTAGATGACGTTTCCTTTCAAGTTCCTAAAGGTTCTGTTGTTGGAATTGCAGGTGAATCTGGATCTGGTAAGTCAACAATTGTTCAGAGTATTTTCAAGGTTTTACCAAGAAATGCAGAAATAAAAGAAGGAAGTATTGAATTTGAAGGAAAAGATATTCTTAAGATAGATGAAAAGATATTTAATAAAGAAATTAGATGGAAAAAGATAAGCTGGATCCCACAAGTGTCTATGGATGTTTTAGATCCAGTATATAAAATAAAAGATCAACTATTAGAAACAATTTTTGCTCATGAAGACATTAGTAAAGCTGAAGCCATGGAAATAATTGTAAACCAATTAAGGGCTGTAAATCTACCTTTGGACGTTTTAGATAGATATCCTTACGAACTTTCTGGAGGACAGAAACAAAGAGTAGTAATAGCTACAGCATTATTATTAAACCCAGAGTTAGTAATAGCTGACGAACCAACTACTGCACTTGATGTTATTGTTCAAGCCCAAATATTAAACATTATTAGAAAACTGAAGGAAGAAAGAAATTTTAGTATGATTTTTGTGACTCATGACTTAGCACTATTAGCTGGAATTAGTGATTATATAGTTATACTTTATGCTGGAAAGGTAGTGGAAATGGGCAAGACTGAAGAAATATTTAAATCGCCAATGCATCCTTATACACAGTTACTCCTAAAATCAATTCCTGATGTCAGGAAAAGAAAAGAAAGATTACATGGTATACCGGGAGAGCCTCCAGATTTAATTAATCCACCACAAGGTTGTAGGTTTTACCCCAGATGCCCGTTTGCAATGGATATATGTAAAAAAGAGGAACCTCAGTTGGTTAACATAAGCCCTACACATTATGTTGCTTGCCACTTAAGGAAGTGA
- a CDS encoding ABC transporter permease — protein sequence MNKFIKDLFSRKSFIISLIILIIFVFIAAAAPILTPYSNPYSTSEYYVAGPYAVPSWATIFPQYKLYPPNLIIHLSSPRIVGNVTITQSDNTYEIIIPPGKFVNLTYSFYWKYIDPYSFSISFNITPKTNQGVQVNVYFINSTGYHYFLASYAPQSYALLYTYPVQTLTLNKLNIISISSESLNPSDSPFFSSLSAYEQVVYSLSFMSYTLGKPGNVEVMVSVVNLGSTPAKVIISNPVFSDKGKAFGILGTDYNGASVFAEFVYGTRFDLILSLLASILIVGIGLVIGLVAGYVGGKTDLVLNSITDFFLTIPGLPLIIVLETVLLVSGVLAKISKADLILLIIAGLSWMGTMKIIRSVTLSLKSRTFIEAARALGGGSFYIIRRHILPNILGVVFAQIAYDVPTVILIESGLDFLGLGITGFPTWGNMLGYATMNASSANGFAWWWVLPPGLGIVLLSIAFYYIGSALQDVLSPYRTRGE from the coding sequence ATGAATAAATTTATTAAAGATTTATTTAGTAGAAAATCCTTTATAATCTCATTAATTATTCTTATTATTTTTGTTTTTATAGCTGCTGCAGCACCAATCCTTACACCTTATTCTAATCCTTATTCTACTTCAGAATATTATGTTGCTGGACCTTATGCTGTACCCTCGTGGGCCACAATATTTCCTCAATATAAATTGTATCCGCCTAATTTAATAATTCATTTAAGTAGCCCAAGAATAGTTGGCAATGTAACTATTACGCAGAGTGATAACACATATGAAATAATAATTCCTCCAGGTAAATTTGTGAATCTTACTTATTCATTTTACTGGAAATATATTGATCCATACTCTTTTTCAATATCTTTTAATATAACTCCTAAAACTAATCAAGGAGTTCAAGTTAATGTGTATTTTATAAACTCTACTGGATATCATTACTTCTTAGCTAGTTATGCTCCACAATCTTATGCTTTACTTTATACATATCCAGTACAAACGCTCACATTAAATAAGCTGAATATAATATCTATAAGTAGTGAGTCGTTAAATCCATCAGACAGTCCTTTCTTTTCCTCTTTAAGTGCATATGAACAAGTAGTTTATTCCTTGAGTTTTATGAGTTACACTTTAGGCAAACCAGGAAATGTCGAAGTAATGGTTTCCGTAGTTAATCTAGGAAGTACTCCAGCTAAGGTTATAATTAGTAACCCAGTTTTCAGTGATAAGGGAAAAGCATTTGGTATTTTAGGTACAGACTATAATGGAGCTAGTGTATTTGCTGAATTTGTCTATGGAACTAGATTTGATCTAATTTTAAGTTTATTAGCTTCAATTTTAATAGTAGGAATTGGTTTAGTAATTGGTCTTGTTGCTGGTTACGTTGGAGGAAAAACGGATTTAGTTTTAAATTCAATAACTGATTTCTTCCTTACAATCCCTGGATTACCTTTGATTATAGTGCTAGAAACTGTATTATTAGTATCTGGTGTTCTAGCAAAAATAAGTAAGGCTGATTTAATTCTTTTAATTATAGCTGGACTTTCTTGGATGGGAACAATGAAGATAATAAGATCAGTAACTTTGTCACTTAAAAGTAGAACATTTATAGAAGCCGCAAGGGCTCTGGGAGGAGGTTCATTCTATATAATTAGGAGACATATATTGCCAAATATCCTAGGTGTTGTGTTTGCTCAAATCGCTTATGATGTCCCTACGGTAATATTAATTGAGTCCGGTTTAGATTTTCTTGGTTTAGGAATAACTGGCTTCCCCACATGGGGAAATATGCTAGGTTATGCCACCATGAACGCATCATCAGCTAATGGTTTTGCATGGTGGTGGGTTCTTCCACCTGGATTAGGAATAGTACTATTGTCTATAGCATTTTATTATATAGGATCAGCACTTCAAGATGTACTAAGCCCATATAGGACTAGAGGTGAGTAA
- a CDS encoding ABC transporter permease: MALEERKRNTFLSEVSRRIPLKYLIKRLIERIILLVVIVSFLFFLFRVLPLAFHVNPASFYVPPTYKGLSRSTLIEAIDRQWGLNQPLYIQYIDYLKNMLTFHFGYSLTYDESITALVMQAIPVDLLILIPSLFLSTVLAIILGILSATKQGKLVDTINSTIAIFTYFIPAFWIFAIVLYVFGYELGWVPTNIAEALTKNGVPLQGFAYIAGLLKFIALPVILLTVLSYGVRMILTRAYGIDASNSHFATYLKARGISNRTILYKHIARNAMIPAVTRTGIDFAFVLAGAVFVEEIFNYYGMGVLLVQSAETFNVPILEAVFYIINLYAIIVLLVLDFIYPFIDPRVKYE, encoded by the coding sequence ATGGCTCTCGAGGAGAGAAAAAGGAATACGTTCCTTTCTGAAGTATCTAGAAGAATTCCACTAAAGTACTTAATTAAGAGGCTTATTGAAAGGATAATACTTCTAGTAGTTATTGTTTCCTTCTTGTTCTTCCTATTTAGAGTTCTTCCTCTTGCTTTTCATGTAAACCCAGCTAGTTTTTATGTCCCTCCTACATATAAAGGCCTTTCAAGAAGTACATTAATAGAAGCAATAGATAGACAATGGGGTCTTAATCAACCATTATACATTCAGTACATAGACTACCTTAAAAATATGTTAACTTTCCACTTTGGTTACTCCTTGACCTATGACGAAAGTATAACTGCTTTAGTAATGCAAGCAATACCAGTAGATCTTCTAATTCTTATACCAAGTTTATTTTTAAGTACAGTTTTAGCAATTATTCTTGGAATATTATCTGCTACAAAACAAGGAAAACTGGTCGATACTATAAACTCAACTATCGCTATCTTTACTTACTTTATTCCTGCATTTTGGATATTCGCTATAGTTCTCTATGTCTTTGGTTACGAATTAGGCTGGGTTCCAACAAATATAGCAGAGGCATTAACTAAAAATGGAGTCCCATTACAAGGGTTCGCATATATTGCTGGACTTCTAAAGTTTATAGCATTACCAGTTATTTTACTTACAGTTTTATCTTATGGAGTAAGAATGATATTAACTAGAGCTTATGGCATTGATGCATCTAATAGTCATTTTGCTACTTATCTTAAAGCTAGAGGGATATCTAATAGAACTATTCTTTATAAACACATAGCTAGAAATGCTATGATTCCAGCAGTAACAAGGACAGGCATTGATTTTGCGTTCGTTTTAGCTGGTGCTGTTTTCGTAGAAGAAATCTTTAATTATTATGGGATGGGTGTCCTATTAGTTCAGTCAGCAGAAACATTTAATGTTCCTATCTTGGAAGCAGTATTTTATATTATAAACTTGTACGCAATAATAGTATTGCTTGTATTGGATTTCATTTATCCATTTATAGATCCTAGGGTGAAATATGAATGA
- a CDS encoding ABC transporter substrate-binding protein, with protein MQSRLNKSTIYILLFFISAFILINAGTIASSFAIANFNTPVLNWNEVHYNAPWVGTIIYLYAYSTHTDEYNALIQGKIDFATLDHASEIKTLLTQYKGKIFVGISPVESFGQLVFAFGNNLTANLYFRYAISSLLNPENITDIVWDNGLLGQDIPYFINPKIYGEWFNPQVITYYEKYESYNLTRAVMYLEKVPGITHVNGQWYYNGKPLVLTFIYPTSSTPAQRFASYLETQAAAINLTIKPEATTFGELITLATTAPYTDFNITTFGWISLGADVPAWLSIYTNPQNVGGFSNSTIDNLITESATAPTLNDSINLVKQVEYDLQVELPYIIIVWSNAIQGVYLPNWANYIYLNVTSVYSISIFNVHPTSSALNGTFIFSSVSGDTPRHMNPYASVSLYAFNTLDDLYDSLAVINYTMPSTVSPQALIPWVAKNWTIVYIHNVTLPGNRYIPNGTKLIVNLVHNDTWIDGVPLTAYDVNFTIWWYDIPGMMGTNTFDGLHVNYTYLVDNGYINSDLFDTIPAIVWTNVTGPYQIVIYLNSTNFLNVYYTLTEFPIVPAHIFNTTNPATVYAEKIAPLISSGPYIWGEWNVPAEEIVVHANLHYFRINPLLFLQTVKQGQAATFTANITAYSWDNSTDMLIPTQISNATVYVYLKYLDVPGHTYTDVTVNGKPYMVIAKNLGNGIYQATINTSMLQPGLYEIVAKAVWTVNGQMREEFSYGSLNVTPVITTTTVVPPTTTTSIPPTTTTTTPSINVALVAGIVVVIIIIIAVAVIFLRRR; from the coding sequence ATGCAAAGTAGATTAAATAAGTCAACGATATACATATTGTTATTCTTTATATCAGCCTTTATCTTAATAAACGCTGGAACAATAGCAAGTTCATTCGCTATAGCGAACTTTAATACACCAGTGTTAAATTGGAATGAAGTACATTATAATGCGCCATGGGTAGGAACAATAATCTACCTCTACGCATATAGTACACATACAGATGAATATAATGCCTTAATACAAGGAAAAATAGACTTTGCCACATTAGATCATGCATCTGAAATAAAAACTTTATTAACTCAATATAAAGGTAAAATCTTTGTTGGTATTTCACCAGTCGAAAGTTTTGGTCAACTTGTTTTCGCATTTGGAAACAATTTAACAGCAAACCTATACTTTAGATATGCAATAAGCAGTTTATTAAACCCAGAAAATATAACAGATATAGTATGGGATAATGGACTATTAGGACAAGATATACCATATTTTATTAATCCAAAAATATATGGTGAATGGTTTAATCCTCAAGTTATAACTTATTACGAGAAGTATGAATCTTATAACTTAACAAGAGCAGTAATGTACTTAGAAAAAGTACCCGGTATTACTCATGTAAATGGACAATGGTACTATAACGGAAAACCCTTAGTATTAACTTTCATTTATCCAACGAGTAGTACTCCAGCACAAAGATTTGCTAGTTACTTAGAGACACAAGCAGCAGCAATTAACTTAACAATTAAACCAGAAGCTACGACTTTCGGAGAACTAATAACTTTAGCAACTACAGCACCCTATACTGATTTCAACATAACAACATTTGGTTGGATTAGTTTAGGTGCGGATGTACCAGCATGGTTGTCTATTTACACTAATCCTCAAAATGTAGGTGGTTTCTCTAATTCAACTATTGATAATCTAATAACTGAATCTGCTACAGCACCAACTTTGAACGATTCAATAAACCTTGTGAAACAGGTCGAATATGATTTGCAAGTAGAATTACCTTATATAATAATAGTTTGGAGCAACGCTATTCAAGGAGTTTACTTACCAAATTGGGCAAACTATATTTATCTTAATGTAACTTCAGTATATTCAATAAGTATTTTCAATGTACATCCTACAAGCAGTGCTCTAAATGGTACATTTATCTTCTCTTCTGTAAGTGGAGATACTCCAAGGCATATGAATCCATATGCAAGTGTAAGCTTATATGCATTTAACACGTTAGACGATTTATATGATTCATTAGCAGTGATAAACTATACTATGCCATCCACTGTCTCGCCACAAGCCTTAATACCCTGGGTAGCTAAGAACTGGACAATTGTCTATATTCATAATGTTACATTACCTGGTAATAGATATATACCAAATGGTACAAAATTAATAGTGAATTTAGTTCATAATGATACATGGATTGATGGAGTGCCACTAACGGCTTATGATGTTAACTTTACAATATGGTGGTATGACATACCAGGAATGATGGGTACTAACACATTTGATGGATTACATGTAAACTATACATATTTGGTAGATAATGGTTATATAAATTCTGATCTATTCGATACTATTCCTGCAATTGTGTGGACTAATGTTACTGGTCCATATCAGATTGTAATATATTTGAATAGTACGAACTTCTTGAATGTGTACTATACTCTTACTGAATTCCCAATTGTTCCAGCTCATATATTTAATACTACTAACCCAGCAACTGTATATGCTGAAAAAATTGCTCCATTAATATCTAGTGGCCCATATATTTGGGGAGAGTGGAATGTACCAGCTGAAGAAATAGTTGTTCATGCTAATTTGCACTACTTTAGAATTAACCCATTATTGTTCTTGCAAACTGTAAAACAAGGTCAAGCAGCAACTTTCACTGCTAATATAACTGCATATAGTTGGGATAACTCTACTGATATGTTAATACCTACACAGATAAGTAATGCTACAGTATATGTTTATCTTAAGTACTTAGATGTTCCCGGGCATACTTATACTGATGTTACTGTTAATGGAAAACCGTATATGGTTATTGCAAAGAATTTAGGTAATGGAATTTATCAGGCTACTATAAATACTTCTATGTTACAGCCGGGCTTATATGAGATTGTTGCAAAGGCAGTTTGGACAGTTAATGGACAGATGAGAGAAGAATTTAGTTATGGAAGCCTTAATGTAACACCAGTTATCACTACTACGACTGTTGTTCCGCCTACTACAACTACATCGATTCCGCCTACTACTACAACAACTACTCCAAGCATTAACGTTGCTTTAGTAGCTGGAATAGTAGTTGTGATTATTATAATAATAGCTGTAGCAGTGATATTCTTAAGAAGAAGATAA